A portion of the Mytilus galloprovincialis chromosome 12, xbMytGall1.hap1.1, whole genome shotgun sequence genome contains these proteins:
- the LOC143055281 gene encoding uncharacterized protein LOC143055281, whose protein sequence is MIFILILIIGTATGYDLKCPAKAEWRFKGNISCSSEDKYVCLFNLLEEKHMENCLGLDLSRIGSKLVLQPLFNLAECDTGRYQPIVFTTHGNSECIFSKSMCADEGQLVFSNDSSSADTACRCDYTQGYAFVTRPTNRCFCNPSDEDCSCYKSTCTKLSADYQCVTDGDMMVNSTCQEILPNVPYNTDDYSAQLIESNIKSNSNAHLGTYIIIASIVVCVFFAVIVLLKVGDFVKGEISTKTDGNETIDDVSIQTNENKTTVADDISTQINGNETTDDETQKFIHELFLKGECGKLHFARLVFIGKNGVGKTSLMKRLLWHNKEDVTSTQSTDGIEVEKCNINIADGKWSPCNETDDDLTRLIHQVYKDKLLNATAETIIDQEPPSSKTDESRRVSDKSLSTSASNSDYKDKDDTSSVRNESDDTLWIGSRIPDIHSVIPDNKNNHEAVEIDLNQIQKDNVKLEQANGHTVNNFLNENVSDPVNDENINEMTSTIMKSCLKSTTEEQNDMLAFCWLWDFAGQKDFYATHQVFLSKCAVYLLVTDSLEFSTAENQGLDFEGSAEYVCFWFDAIHCYWSTTKKGRLDPPIIVVCTNEDRFKEPSERKERQRQFKDNLGQVLKDQEKKRHLRNIYFISNTEDADIVFEEIRKEIYRQAIEMEDWGKIYPLKWLLFQQVLLKLRDNNVPITSTETLLKIAKHDDIGISEENEAKRCLQYCNDNGTVIYFDEENLADHVILNPKWLIKAFRCLVSDKIDNVIEVSDDWQQLKDTGQLTDSLISRLFRKEPNLKFEDNKAHLIEVMKRFDIIVNLKDSTTLYMPCMIKSCSFSDVQKQFSDGSQSIHKTSWLCLEFKFLPPAFYNHIIAWYVKKYHVSYIIDKECRSKRNALYRQVGVFDLDLSGCEQLVVCKGHNTIALQVWNSRMSKKTYGDLGSELFRIVETLQNRYRLHISYIKTFTCYNGDFTIQRKTIEDLLTSEYRCFEHKTNHRSDDLVQPWDFIEQLL, encoded by the exons ATGATTTTTATTCTAATACTG ATTATTGGAACGGCGACTGGATACGACTTAAAATGTCCAGCCAAAGCAGAATGGAGATTTAAAGGAAACATTTCCTGTTCTTCGGAGGACAAATATGTATGTTTGTTCAACTTACTGGAAGAGAAACATATGGAAAATTGTCTAGGCTTAGATCTAAGTAGGATAG GAAGTAAGCTAGTGTTACAACCGTTGTTTAATCTAGCAGAGTGTGACACAGGAAGATATCAACCTATAGTGTTCACCACACATGGGAATAGTGAATGTATCTTCAGTAAATCAATGTGTGCTGATGAGGGACAATTAGTATTCAGCAATGATTCTTCTAGCGCCGATACTGCTTGTCGCTGTGACTACACACAGGGGTATGCTTTTGTCACGAGACCAACGAATCGTTGTTTCTGTAACCCATCCGACGAAGATTGCTCATGTTATAAATCTACGTGTACAAAACTGTCTGCag ATTATCAATGCGTCACCGACGGAGATATGATGGTGAATTCAACATGCCAGGAAATACTTCCAAACGT ACCATATAACACAGATGATTATTCAGCTCAGTTAATTGAAAGCAATATAAAAA gCAACTCCAATGCTCATCTCGGTACATATATCATCATTGCTAGTATAGTTG TTTGTGTTTTCTTTGCTGTGATAGTGTTGTTAAAGGTTGGCGACTTTG TTAAAGGTGAAATATCTACAAAAACTGATGGAAATGAAACGATAG ATGACGTGTCCATACAAACTAATGAAAATAAAACGACAG TTGCAGATGACATATCAACGCAAATAAATGGAAATGAAACGACAG ATGATGAAACACAAAAGTTTATACACGAACTTTTCCTAAAAGGTGAATGTGGAAAACTTCATTTTGCAAGACttgtttttattggaaaaaacgGAGTAGGAAAAACCAGTTTAATGAAAAGATTACTGTGGCACAACAAGGAAGATGTCACTTCTACACAGAGTACAGACGGTATTGAAGTTGAGAAATGCAATATAAATATCGCTGATGGGAAATGGAGCCCATGTAATG AGACAGACGACGATCTAACTAGATTGATACATCAAGTGTATAAAGATAAACTCCTGAACGCCACAGCCGAAACTATTATTGATCAAGAACCTCCAAGTTCCAAAACAGACGAATCAAGACGTGTATCAGACAAAAGCCTTTCTACAAGTGCAAGTAATAGTGATTACAAAGATAAAGACGATACTTCCAGCGTTAGAAATGAAAGTGATGACACCTTATGGATAGGTTCCAGAATACCTGATATTCATTCAGTTATACCCGACAATAAAAACAATCATGAAGCAGTGGAGATTGatttaaatcaaatacaaaaagacaATGTCAAATTAGAACAAGCGAATGGTCATACAGTTAACAACTTCTTAAATGAAAATGTGTCAGACCCTGTTAACGATGAAAATATAAACGAAATGACCTCTACAATTATGAAATCATGTCTCAAATCTACGACAGAGGAACAGAATGATATGTTAGCGTTTTGCTGGTTGTGGGATTTTGCTGGCCAGAAGGATTTTTATGCAACACACCAAGTCTTCCTGTCAAAATGCGCAGTGTATTTGCTTGTCACAGACAGTTTAGAGTTCAGCACTGCTGAAAACCAAGGGCTAGATTTTGAAGGCTCGGCAG AGTATGTCTGTTTCTGGTTTGACGCCATTCACTGCTACTGGTCGACTACAAAGAAAGGCAGACTAGACCCTCCAATCATTGTTGTATGTACAAACGAAGATCGTTTTAAG GAACCTTCAGAGCGAAAAGAACGACAAAGACAATTTAAAGACAATTTAGGACAAGTTCTGAAAGACCAGGAGAAGAAAAGACACTtgagaaacatttattttatttctaatactGAGGATGCTGACATTGTGTTTGAAGAGATTCGAAAAGAAATTTATCGTCAAGCTATTGAAATGGAAGATTGGGGCAAAATCTATCCCTTAAAATGGCTATTATTTCAACAAGTTTTATTAAAGTTGAGAGACAACAATGTACCAATTACATCTACTGAAACATTGCTAAAAATTGCAAAGCATGACGATATTGGTATCAGCGAAGAAAATGAAGCTAAACGATGCTTGCAATACTGTAACGACAATGGAACAGTTATTTACTTTGATGAAGAAAACTTAGCTGATCATGTTATTTTGAACCCGAAATGGTTGATAAAGGCCTTTCGATGTCTTGTTAGTgataaaattgataatgttaTAGAAGTTTCAGATGATTGGCAACAATTGAAAGACACTGGACAATTAACAGATTCGCTTATATCTCGCCTGTTCCGGAAAGAAcctaatttgaaatttgaagacAACAAAGCACATTTAATTGAAGTAATGAAACGATTTGATATTATTGTGAACTTAAAAGATTCAACAACATTATACATGCCATGTATGATAAAGTCATGCTCTTTCTCTGACGTTCAGAAGCAGTTTTCTGATGGAAGTCAATCAATTCACAAAACCAGTTGGTTATGTTTAGAATTTAAATTTCTTCCTCCAGCCTTTTACAACCATATTATTGCCTGGTACGTAAAAAAGTATCATGTTAGTTATATAATCGATAAAGAATGTCGAAGCAAAAGAAATGCATTATATCGCCAGGTTGGTGTATTTGATTTGGATTTGTCTGGTTGTGAACAACTTGTAGTATGTAAAGGACATAATACCATAGCTCTTCAAGTATGGAATTCACGAATGTCAAAAAAAACTTATGGAGATTTGGGATCAGAACTATTTCGAATCGTTGAAACACTACAAAACCGTTATAGACTACATATATCGTATATAAAAACATTCACATGTTACAATGGTGATTTTACAATCCAACGAAAAACAATTGAAGATTTATTAACTTCAGAATACCGGTGCTTTGAGCATAAAACAAATCACAGATCAGACGATTTAGTACAACCGTGGGATTTTATTGAACAATTATTGTAA